From a region of the Coffea arabica cultivar ET-39 chromosome 3e, Coffea Arabica ET-39 HiFi, whole genome shotgun sequence genome:
- the LOC113737419 gene encoding large ribosomal subunit protein uL23-like, translating to MNPTTAYKNSEISIYSNKIKIQQHPIAKVAKFVKSRTTFKKKAKKIRTKVTFHRPKTLKKDGNPKYPRISAPPRNKLDHYQILKYPLTTESAMKKIEDNNTMVFIVDIRADKKKIKDAVKKMYDIQIKKVNTLIRPDGTKKAYVRLTPDYDALDVANKIGII from the exons ATGAATCCAACTACTGCCTACAAGAATAGTGAAATCAGCATATACAGCAACAAGATAAAAA TTCAACAACACCCTATAGCCAAGGTTGCCAAATTTGTCAAATCTAGGACAACTTTTAAGAAGAAAGCCAAGAAGATCCGGACCAAAGTTACCTTCCATCGTCCTAAGACATTGAAAAAGGACGGGAACCCGAAGTACCCACGCATCAGTGCTCCTCCTAGGAATAAGTTGGACCATTATCAGATTCTCAAATATCCTTTGACTACTGAATCTGCCATGAAAAAGATTGAAGATAACAATACCatggtattcatagttgacatCCGTGCTGATAAGAAGAAAATCAAAGATGCAGTGAAGAAGATGTACGACATACAGatcaagaaagtgaacactttgatcaggcctgatggaacaaagaaagcatatgttcggttgactccagactacgatgctttggatgtggcaaacaagattggaataatataa
- the LOC113736589 gene encoding norfluorocurarine oxidase-like yields the protein MALINLDLSFFSIFSLLIFLLSLLKWFYAASKPQKKLPPSPPKLPIIGNLHQLGQFPHRSLQSLSRKYGPLMLLELGSKPMLVVSSSNAACQILKTHDLSFASRPKSSIPDKLFYGSKDIAFAPYGEYWRQLKSISMLHLLSNKRIQSFQHVREEETSLMIEKISRMCSSSAVNLSDMFLILTNDIICRVALGRKYSEEENGRKSMENLKVFGELLGIFDVGNYIPSLAWVNRFNGLDSKVKKTVKQIDGFLEGVIEEHMNKRKGKAESDSTSEARCQDFVDILIEINEEKTMGFALERDAMKAIILDVFGAGSDTTHSVMDWGMSELLKNPKVLHKLQAEVRDVTQGKPEITRADMEKMQYLKAVIKETMRLHTPVPLLGPKESNQDVKVMGYDVPKNTQVLVNAWAIARDPLLWKNPEEFRPERFLSSSVDFHGLNFELIPFGAGRRVCPGINFAMSVTELALAKLVNTFNFTSPDGINPNELDMTESFGITVHRKFPLHAIATPYSC from the exons ATGGCTTTGATCAATCTtgatctttcatttttctcaattttttcctTGCTCATATTCCTTCTATCCCTTCTCAAATGGTTCTATGCCGCTTCTAAACCCCAGAAAAAGTTACCACCATCTCCACCAAAGCTCCCAATTATTGGCAATCTTCACCAGCTTGGCCAGTTTCCACATCGCTCCCTCCAATCACTGTCAAGAAAATATGGTCCACTCATGCTGCTTGAACTGGGAAGCAAGCCAATGCTGGTTGTCTCTTCCTCTAATGCAGCTTGCCAGATCTTGAAAACCCATGATTTATCCTTTGCAAGCAGGCCTAAATCGAGCATCCCAGATAAACTCTTTTACGGAAGCAAAGACATAGCTTTTGCGCCATATGGTGAGTATTGGAGACAACTAAAAAGCATTTCTATGCTTCATCTTTTGAGTAACAAAAGGATTCAGTCTTTTCAACATGTCAGAGAAGAAGAGACGTCACTCATGATCGAGAAGATCAGCCGAATGTGTTCTTCCTCAGCTGTAAACTTAAGTGACATGTTTTTAATTCTCACAAATGATATAATCTGTAGGGTTGCCTTGGGGAGGAAGTATAGTGAGGaagaaaatgggaggaaaagtatGGAGAATTTGAAGGTGTTTGGTGAGTTACTGGGTATTTTTGATGTAGGAAACTATATTCCTTCGCTTGCATGGGTTAATCGCTTCAATGGCTTGGATTCTAAAGTGAAGAAAACGGTTAAacagattgatggatttctggAGGGTGTGATAGAAGAGCACATGAATAAGAGGAAAGGAAAGGCTGAAAGTGACTCTACTAGTGAGGCAAGATGCCAAGACTTTGTAGATATCTTGATTGAGATTAATGAGGAAAAGACTATGGGCTTTGCTCTTGAGCGAGATGCCATGAAAGCTATCATCCTG GATGTCTTTGGTGCTGGATCTGATACAACACATTCAGTTATGGATTGGGGAATGTCAGAACTTCTAAAGAACCCCAAAGTCTTGCATAAATTGCAGGCTGAGGTAAGAGATGTGACTCAAGGAAAACCAGAAATAACTCGAGCTGATATGGAGAAAATGCAGTACTTAAAAGCAGTGATTAAAGAAACTATGCGACTTCATACTCCAGTTCCATTACTGGGTCCTAAAGAATCGAATCAAGACGTCAAAGTAATGGGGTATGACGTACCAAAGAACACGCAGGTACTTGTGAATGCTTGGGCAATTGCAAGAGATCCGTTGTTGTGGAAGAACCCGGAGGAATTTCGACCTGAGAGGTTTTTGAGTTCGAGTGTAGATTTTCATGGTTTGAACTTTGAGTTAATTCCGTTTGGTGCTGGACGAAGAGTTTGCCCGGGTATCAACTTCGCCATGTCAGTAACTGaacttgcattggcaaaactgGTCAACACATTTAACTTTACATCACCTGATGGAATCAATCCAAACGAGTTGGACATGACCGAATCATTTGGTATCACAGTCCACAGAAAATTTCCTCTGCATGCCATTGCCACACCATATTCTTGCTAA